AgtctggagggagggggcagatgATGGGCTGTTAAATCACATTTCAGTCCCCAGCCTCCACAGGTACCGATCAGGAATGacttttcttaaaaacaacagaCACTGCCGGCGGAGACGGAGACCGCGCGGGGGGCACGTGGTGGGGGACGACACGGCACTTTACCTGCCGGGACCCCTGGGACAGAGCAAGGGGACCGGCACCCGCTCCACCGCCATAGGGCTCACTACCTGCAGGACCGAGAAAGCTCCCGAAACTGCAGAGACAGGGCGCAAGCCGAGCTGAGGCTGCAGAGCCGGGCAAGGAAATCGTGGCCAGGAGCCCGAGGCCGGTGACCGCGGAGGGACAGCCAGGCCGATCCCGATACGCCCTCCGCCGAGCCCGCGGAAGCGGCTCCGAGGGCCGTTTCGCTCGCGCCGGGGGACCAGCGCGTCGCCACAGCTGGATGGAGCCGGGCCAGGAGCCGGGGCGCGCGTCCCCGCCGCCCCAGGGGAGCCAACGGCTCCTTCTcggccgccccctccccacgtcccctcGACTCCTCTCACCCGCCTCGAGCCGGCGACACGCGAAGATCCGGGGTGCGCGCTGGCAGGCTCTGGGCGCCGGGGTGTGGTCAGGGGTCCTGGCGCTCCGGCCGCCGCCGCTCCAGCCGCTACGAGCCCTCTGGCCGCCGCCGGCTCCAGCAGCAAGTTTCCATAAAAGTCCTGGTGTGCAGCCTGTTCCCGCATTCCAGGCGGGCCCAACGCCGGCTGCAGCTGTTCCAAAACACGAGGCCAGTTCCCCCAACCCCCCGCCTCCGCCGTGTGGCCCGGAGAGGGGTGGAGAGTCCAGGAGGAAGGCGGGCGAGGGGGGCGGTGGCTGCCAACTTTCCGCCGGGACCTGCGGGTCGCCCGGCTCTGGGTCCCTGCGCTGACCCCCTCCCCGCGGGTCTGCCTCCACCTCCCGGCGGGGTCCGGGGAAGGCAGGCTGCCTCCCTCGTGGGAAACGGGTGCTACCGGAATGGGATTCAGAAACAGGCGGCGGCTGCCTCGCCGCGACCCGCAGCCGCTTTGCGCTGGGCCCGCTTCTCAGCTGCCCTACCGGTCCTGGTGTCTAAGAAGCCGAAGCACTGCCTTATCTTCATCCAGAGCGTCGACCCTCGGCCAACCTTCCTTTTACTGTTGAGAGCACAGGGTAGCAGACCGGGGACCACTTCATTTGTCTGTTGCTCTCCTTTTCTTGGTTCTGGTCTTCAACTCCAAAGAGAATGGCTGATAGAGAAAAGTGGAagaaagaggggggagggggcggggaggaggaggcataagaataaataatatttatataatcttcCAATTTTCATTAATCGAAGGCAAATCATCTTTCTAAACCTACATTAAGGCATCTTGCGAATATTAGCACCACAGAACTTTTCAATCTGGACCACCAGACTGCCAATTAAACCCATCAGACAACCTACATTAAAACGTGAAATACTCATCCAGCGGCGACATTTTCCTGGTGGGGAGATCTTCAGTTCTTCACTGCAtgcataaaatgaatataaatttaatgaatgagtgaatgaattaacaAAATCGAACTAGCATCCACAGATAAGCCAAGTACAACCACCTCCAATTTCCAGCCCTGGGCTCAGGTTATATCTTCAGGGATTTTGAAAAGGCCTTCTCCTCTTAACTAAAACTTTCCTTCTCCATCCCATCCCCAAACACTATTTACTCGGGATGGAAATTCTTTAAGAGGTataaaccgggcttccctggtggcacagtggttgagaatccgcctgccgatgcaggggacacgggttcgtgccccagtccgggaagatcccacatgccgcggagcagctgggcccgtgagccatggccgctgaacctgtgctccgcagcaggagaggccacaacagtcagaggcccgcgtaccgcaaaaaaaaaaaaaaaaaaaaaaaaaaaaaaggtataaaccATTCATTCCTCAATTAGAGAGAAGTTCTAGATTGGTAATTAAAACAGCTGTTTAAACTTACTCTAATACAGATTAGCGTGGCCTGATCTAGCTTGTTCCCTTGCACCCGTCAATACCATCACCCTAACCTTTTTCAGTTCATGGAATTTTCCGTGGTCATTTTGGCTGCAGGGCCTTTGCATAAGCTGCTCCCTCTGCATGAAATTCTCTTTCCCTGGACTCTTCACCTACCTAACTTCAACATATGCTTTTGCTGTCTGCTTATATGTTGCtctctcagagaagccttcctttTACCCCAATCTTTATCAGTTCCCCGATTATAAATTCTCACTCCACCCTTTTCTTCCTTACACTTAACAATTTATAATtaacacatttatatttatgaCTTAAAGGAGTAGAAACTATCTTAACTGATCCACTCAGATTCACCAGATACAATAAAGCTCTTCATTCTTCCTATATACTCTGCTAGCTACCCACAGCATGCAAGGCCTACCTCTTCTCCCCTcaattcatcattcattcattcaacaaatattcagttCTAGATACTTAGGATACAGCAgtcacaaaacaaataaaaagccctGCCATCATGGGACATACATTTTAGTGGAAGAGGGCAGCCAGTAAGCAAATAACTAAGTGATATGCATTAGAGATAAACCAGAGCAGAAAAGTAGGGAATGCTGGGGACGGAGTGGGAGAAAGGTGGTCCAGAAGGAGGTGCAAAAGCCCCAGGAAGGATCCTATCTGACATGTTCTAGGAAGAACAAGAAGGCTTCTGAGTAGGCAAAAGGTGAAATAATACTAAGTGGAATGGGGCAGGAGATAGGCTGTGAGAAACCTTTTTTACAttgtaaggactttggcttttactctaagATGGGTGGCCACTGGTGGATTGTGAACAAAGCAGTGACATAATCTGACATACTTTTAACATGTTCACTCTGGCCAATGTGCTGCAAACACACTAAATgaagcagggagaccaattaGGAGGCTTCCAAAATAATCAGGATGACAGGTAATGGAGTGTGGACCAAGATGATAGTTCTGAAGGTAGTGAGGAATGCTTGGCGTATTTATTTTcttggtactttttaaaaagtggaactGGTAGGATTTTGGTAACAGATTGAGTGTGAGATGTGAGGAAAAGAAGTTTCGGGCCTGAGGAAGtggaaaaatgttttcatttactgGGATAAGAAAGATGGGGAGGAGGTTTAGGCTGGTGTGGTCAGGAGCTCCGTTTTGGACATGCTAAGTTTGAGAAGACTATTAGAAATCCAAGATTTGTCTATCTGTGTAAACATTCCTTGTATATTTATGATGAATCGATTAGATTTGTTCTCACTCTTGATTACATCAGTTGCATGTTACTGAAATTACACAAACAttacaaaaaggaagaaatacaaaagcaaaaataaacagttaGTAGTTTTTATAAAAGCTAAGTTGAATGCTTTGAAGACGTAATAAAAGCAAATAGCTTATAAACATTACCATCAAGCTAGGTGTGGGGAAGACAAATGTAAAAGATTGGGTAGAAAATTATGAAAACCTAGGGGGATTTGGGACTCATTGCTTTTCATGtaactttttctcctttaaataagGGAAACTGGAAAACCCAGATGATGATTTTGAGGTATAGTTTCTACAACAAAGACATCTCAGAATACCCAGTAGATCCATACTCCCAGTAAAGGCCTTCACCCTACCTCAAAAGATTGGTCCAAGAATGTGcacatattcatttaaaattaaaatgtctacatTATCTATATACAATTTATTATGATTCCCTGGTGTGATATCCAGCCACCAAGATAACCCCAAGTGATCCCGCCTCCTAGTCTTTCCACCCTTGTGTAATCTCCTCCCACATCGTGTCAGGGTTGGTCTGTGTGACTAATAGCATATGGCACAAGAGATGGTATGTCCCATTCAAGTCTACGTTATAAAAGATACTGTGTCTTTTGCCTTGATATCTCTTGGATTACTCCCTCTGGGGAAAGCCAGTTgctatattttaaagatactcAGGAAGCTCCGTTAAGAGGCCCACGTGGCAAGGACCTAAAGGCCCCTgacaacagccatgtgagtgagcaaATCTTGGAAGCAAATCTTCCAGCCCTAGTCAAACCTTCAGATGACTGAAGTCTCAGGACAGACCCTAAAACCCTGGACCACTAGAACCAGCTGTTCCTAAATTCCCAACCCTCAGAAACTATGGGAgataatgtttgttgtttaaagctgctaaatttggggataattttttatgcagcaatagataacaaaTGCACCCGCTAtaacctactttaaaaaaaattatccaactGCTACCACATTAAGCACTCAGTCCTTTTTAAAGTCCCTGGGCCTATTCTCTCACAGtgttattaaataaaagaattagCAAAATTCTAGAAGTCACATATTTCAGGTGCTTTCAAATGTCGAAGTTCTTCTCTATATTTAAGTATCATGGTATTATTTCAAATAGCAAATTACAAAAGTTCTGTAATTTCCTATATATAAGTATACTTTGTGAAAGGCTTTTGTGACACACATAAGAAGACAGTTAAAAGCAAAACGTTGAGGTGGTATTTGATATACCAGTTGCCTTGCTGTGGCTTTTAAGTACAGAATAAAAAGCATCATAGAAGGaaggtctgcttttttttttttttttcctgtactggAATTCAGTCCTTTCCTGCCCAAACGATAAAGGTTACTTAAGGGTTTTCACTGTTCAAaggtagaaaaaaacaaaaaaaggacctTATCAGACAAAAGAGCTGAGCGGCCTAATCAAAGATGTCAGTAGCATGAGGAGAGAAATAGATTAAAGGAGAAGTGGCAGGGTAAAGTATTACAGAATACAGAGTGTAGGAAGAAACACTACATAAAAAATAGAAGTCAAAAGCAAGAACAGTAGGAAAGACAGCTGGATAAACCAAGTGAGTTTATAACGATTTCCAGCAAAGCCCTACAAAGAGTGTAACAATAGGACACTGAGACTC
This genomic stretch from Kogia breviceps isolate mKogBre1 chromosome 1, mKogBre1 haplotype 1, whole genome shotgun sequence harbors:
- the LOC136794989 gene encoding cuticle collagen 6-like — its product is MREQAAHQDFYGNLLLEPAAARGLVAAGAAAAGAPGPLTTPRRPEPASAHPGSSRVAGSRRVRGVEGTWGGGGREGAVGSPGAAGTRAPAPGPAPSSCGDALVPRRERNGPRSRFRGLGGGRIGIGLAVPPRSPASGSWPRFPCPALQPQLGLRPVSAVSGAFSVLQDVFSRIAISQ